In Glandiceps talaboti chromosome 4, keGlaTala1.1, whole genome shotgun sequence, a single window of DNA contains:
- the LOC144433992 gene encoding uncharacterized protein LOC144433992, which produces MKSLSEVCYLPECVDENVTVSAGALTVLPDGDQYCDLCGDVQYVTTDDWRPATQTANHDVGHIDTLSLNLCNSRPNDFSEVKETELRTQTDHVISCNGPCPGNFTPNTTFGPKPRKTRTFTRAQRQLANIRERRRMSNLKTAFGKLRDIVPTLPYERRLTRIETLKLATEYIIFMTDILNGGDQVNP; this is translated from the coding sequence ATGAAGTCACTGTCGGAAGTTTGTTACTTGCCGGAATGTGTCGATGAAAATGTCACGGTGTCTGCGGGTGCCCTTACCGTACTTCCAGATGGCGACCAGTATTGCGACCTCTGTGGAGACGTGCAGTACGTGACAACGGACGACTGGAGACCGGCAACACAGACAGCAAATCACGATGTAGGGCATATCGACACTTTGTCACTTAACCTATGCAATAGCAGGCCGAATGATTTCAGTGAAGTCAAGGAAACCGAACTGAGGACACAGACTGACCACGTTATCAGTTGTAACGGACCATGTCCAGGTAATTTCACTCCCAACACAACGTTTGGACCTAAACCAAGGAAAACACGTACGTTCACAAGAGCTCAGCGACAATTGGCAAATATCCGCGAACGACGAAGAATGTCGAACTTAAAAACAGCATTCGGGAAACTTCGGGATATCGTACCGACATTACCATACGAAAGAAGGCTCACACGCATTGAAACATTGAAGTTGGCCACAGAGTACATTATCTTCATGACCGATATCCTCAACGGCGGAGATCAAGTGAACCCATAG